In Paracoccus aerodenitrificans, the following are encoded in one genomic region:
- a CDS encoding NADPH-dependent FMN reductase — translation MNTPRIAVIIGSTRQARFADKPAKWLMDQLAGRDDMDFELLDLREFDLPLFDEAASNLWMPSEDPKAVAWQNKIGEFDGYIFLTPEYNHSVNGALKNALDQAYKEWNRKPAAAFGYGGVGAARAVEHLRGIAVELQMVPLRNAVHLGGGEFMKVSPLGANGDMSEVAEVLKPSLDSMLDELKWWANATMTARAKDA, via the coding sequence ATGAACACGCCAAGGATCGCCGTCATTATCGGCTCGACCCGTCAGGCACGTTTTGCCGACAAGCCCGCGAAATGGCTGATGGATCAGCTTGCAGGCCGAGACGATATGGATTTCGAATTGCTGGATCTGCGGGAGTTCGACCTGCCGCTTTTCGACGAGGCCGCCTCGAATCTGTGGATGCCCAGTGAGGATCCCAAAGCCGTCGCATGGCAGAACAAGATCGGCGAATTTGACGGCTATATCTTCCTGACGCCGGAATATAACCACTCGGTTAACGGAGCGCTGAAAAACGCGCTCGATCAGGCGTACAAGGAATGGAACCGCAAACCTGCCGCCGCTTTCGGTTATGGCGGTGTCGGCGCGGCCCGCGCGGTCGAGCATCTGCGCGGCATCGCTGTCGAGCTTCAGATGGTTCCGCTGCGCAATGCCGTGCATCTTGGCGGGGGCGAATTCATGAAGGTCAGCCCGCTTGGCGCGAATGGCGATATGTCCGAGGTGGCAGAGGTGCTGAAACCCTCGCTGGACTCCATGCTGGACGAATTGAAATGGTGGGCGAATGCCACCATGACGGCGCGGGCGAAAGACGCGTAA
- a CDS encoding VOC family protein has protein sequence MTTGIHHVTAITRNVQRNVDFYAGFLGLRLVKQTGGFEDAEQLHLIYGDNLGSPGSLITFLVWQDGAPGRAGLGQVSEIAFAVPPDRIGDWVQRSMTAGIAVSGPRHEMGQTVLRLRDPDGLVVKLIGADMGADAPLQDPAAPRRIHSVTILSGDAEATASFAARFGYAETLRDGPFIRMASDTDLLDIRHSAGFVNGAQGTGVFDHVAFRAASPEDLRQMRLALRDHEGITNVHDRKYFLSLYVREPAGTLFEYATDAPGVTVDEDAAHLGETLMIPPGDEDRAHDLRLMLPQFALPGKERPPMRDLPFIHRLHTPARPDGSVLMLLHGTGGDETDLMPLAGRLAPRATLLGLRGRSTEEGMNRWFRRFDAVTYDQDDIRAEAEAFSAFVDNAVRGYGLDRDRLTFLGYSNGANLLAAVLRLHPGTVHRAILLRAVEALENPPQPDLGGVNVLMLTGTSDPFAGMASALENALKAGGADLDARQIEAGHELTQKDADLAAEWLAARS, from the coding sequence TTGACCACAGGTATTCACCACGTCACCGCCATCACGCGGAATGTTCAGCGCAATGTAGATTTCTACGCCGGATTTCTGGGACTGCGGCTGGTCAAGCAGACCGGAGGGTTCGAGGATGCCGAGCAATTGCATCTCATCTATGGCGACAATCTTGGCAGTCCGGGGTCGCTGATCACCTTCCTTGTCTGGCAGGACGGAGCGCCGGGCCGGGCCGGGTTGGGTCAGGTCAGCGAAATCGCCTTTGCCGTGCCGCCTGACCGGATCGGGGACTGGGTGCAGAGGTCGATGACCGCAGGGATCGCCGTGTCGGGCCCGCGACATGAGATGGGCCAGACCGTGCTGCGCCTGCGCGATCCTGACGGGCTTGTCGTGAAACTGATCGGCGCGGATATGGGCGCGGATGCGCCGCTGCAAGATCCTGCCGCGCCGCGCCGCATCCACTCGGTCACCATCCTGTCCGGCGATGCCGAAGCGACGGCGTCCTTTGCCGCGCGTTTCGGCTATGCCGAGACGCTGCGTGACGGGCCGTTCATCCGTATGGCCTCCGACACGGATCTGCTCGACATCCGCCATTCGGCGGGTTTCGTCAACGGGGCGCAGGGGACCGGTGTTTTCGACCATGTCGCGTTCCGCGCGGCCAGCCCCGAGGATCTGCGCCAGATGCGGCTGGCGCTGCGCGATCACGAGGGCATCACCAATGTCCATGACCGCAAATATTTCCTGTCGCTCTATGTCCGGGAACCGGCGGGAACGCTGTTCGAATATGCCACCGATGCGCCCGGCGTGACGGTGGATGAGGATGCGGCGCATCTGGGCGAGACGTTGATGATCCCGCCAGGCGACGAGGACAGGGCGCATGATCTGCGCCTGATGCTGCCGCAATTTGCACTGCCAGGGAAGGAGAGGCCTCCGATGAGAGATCTGCCATTCATTCACCGTCTGCATACTCCGGCGCGACCGGATGGGTCTGTGCTGATGCTTCTGCACGGAACCGGCGGCGATGAAACCGATCTGATGCCGCTTGCCGGTCGTCTTGCGCCGCGTGCGACGTTGCTCGGCCTGCGGGGGCGCTCGACCGAGGAAGGGATGAACCGCTGGTTCCGGCGCTTCGATGCGGTGACCTATGATCAGGACGATATAAGGGCCGAGGCCGAGGCGTTCTCGGCATTTGTCGATAATGCGGTCCGGGGCTATGGGCTGGACCGGGACAGGCTGACCTTTCTGGGCTATTCCAACGGTGCCAATCTGCTGGCGGCGGTCCTGCGGCTGCATCCCGGGACCGTGCATCGCGCGATTTTGCTGCGGGCGGTCGAGGCCCTGGAAAACCCGCCTCAGCCGGATCTCGGCGGGGTCAACGTACTGATGCTGACCGGCACGAGCGATCCATTTGCCGGAATGGCCTCGGCTCTGGAAAATGCGCTGAAGGCGGGCGGTGCCGATCTTGATGCGCGTCAGATCGAGGCCGGGCATGAGCTGACCCAGAAGGATGCCGATCTGGCGGCAGAATGGCTTGCGGCAAGATCCTGA
- a CDS encoding amino acid ABC transporter substrate-binding protein → MKNRYFAAAVIAALSAGPVVAQESDTLRVGMSGGYFPFTFVSQNELQGFEVDVMNAVGEEAGLEIEFETMSFSGLIGALEAGRIDTIANQITITPEREAAFLFTQPYVIDGAQVVTREGNDEIDGVDSLRGKTVAVNLGSNFEQLLRELPFADEINIRTYESNIEQDTALGRVDAFVMDRVSSAQVIKESPLPLQLAGNPFSEIRNALPFRNDEEGREMRDRVDAALTALREDGTLTEISEKWFDSDITSAPEE, encoded by the coding sequence ATGAAAAACAGATATTTCGCCGCCGCCGTGATCGCCGCCCTGTCCGCAGGGCCGGTGGTCGCACAGGAATCCGATACGCTACGCGTCGGCATGTCGGGGGGATATTTCCCCTTCACCTTCGTCAGCCAGAATGAGCTTCAGGGCTTCGAGGTCGATGTGATGAATGCCGTCGGCGAAGAAGCCGGGCTGGAAATCGAGTTCGAAACCATGTCCTTCTCTGGGCTGATCGGTGCGCTTGAGGCCGGACGCATCGACACGATTGCCAACCAGATCACCATCACCCCGGAACGCGAAGCGGCATTCCTGTTCACCCAGCCTTATGTCATCGACGGGGCTCAGGTCGTCACGCGCGAAGGCAATGACGAGATCGACGGGGTGGATTCGCTGCGCGGCAAGACCGTCGCGGTCAATCTCGGCTCGAATTTCGAGCAGCTTCTGCGCGAGTTGCCTTTCGCCGATGAGATCAACATCCGCACCTATGAATCGAATATCGAGCAGGATACCGCTCTTGGCCGTGTCGATGCCTTCGTGATGGACCGGGTTTCCTCGGCTCAGGTCATCAAGGAAAGCCCGCTGCCGCTGCAACTGGCAGGCAACCCGTTTTCCGAGATCCGCAACGCGCTGCCCTTCCGCAATGACGAGGAAGGCCGCGAAATGCGTGACCGGGTCGATGCCGCGCTGACCGCATTGCGCGAAGACGGCACGCTGACCGAGATTTCGGAAAAATGGTTCGACAGCGACATCACCTCTGCGCCGGAAGAGTGA
- a CDS encoding amino acid ABC transporter permease — protein sequence MRALDLDYMLGLVPVILGYVPLTLFMAVMAMLMALILASMLAVERVFRVPVLDWLVMLFISFFRGTPLLVQLFLFYYGLPQVLAFLTQINGVTAAIMGLTLHFSAYMAESIRAAITGVDRSQWEAARSIGMTQWQMMRRIILPQATRVAAPTLVNYFIDMIKSTSLAFTLGVTEMMGAAQKEAAGSFLYFEAFLVVAIIYWIIVEVLSQGQKRLEIFLNRAYAR from the coding sequence ATGCGGGCACTTGACCTCGACTATATGCTGGGGCTGGTGCCCGTTATTCTGGGCTATGTTCCGCTGACGCTGTTCATGGCGGTGATGGCGATGCTGATGGCGCTGATCCTCGCCTCGATGCTGGCGGTCGAGCGGGTTTTCAGGGTGCCGGTGCTGGACTGGCTGGTGATGCTGTTCATCAGTTTTTTCCGTGGCACGCCGCTGCTGGTGCAGCTTTTCCTGTTCTATTACGGGCTACCGCAGGTCCTGGCCTTCCTGACCCAGATCAACGGGGTGACGGCGGCGATCATGGGGCTTACGCTGCATTTCTCGGCCTATATGGCCGAAAGCATCCGCGCCGCGATCACCGGCGTCGACCGCAGTCAGTGGGAAGCCGCGCGGTCCATCGGCATGACGCAATGGCAGATGATGCGGCGGATCATCCTGCCGCAGGCGACGCGAGTGGCCGCGCCAACTCTGGTCAATTACTTCATCGACATGATCAAAAGCACCTCACTTGCCTTCACCCTCGGCGTCACGGAAATGATGGGCGCGGCGCAGAAAGAGGCGGCGGGCAGCTTTCTATATTTCGAGGCATTCCTTGTCGTGGCGATTATCTACTGGATCATCGTCGAGGTGCTGAGCCAGGGCCAGAAGCGGCTGGAGATCTTCCTGAACAGGGCCTATGCACGATGA
- a CDS encoding amino acid ABC transporter ATP-binding protein codes for MIDIRNLSKSFGETAVLRDIDLHIEQGERVVVIGPSGTGKSTLLRCINFLDRPETGLITIGDLTVDAAKASRRDILALRRRSSFVFQNYALFANKTAKENIMEALTVVQGKPRAEAERAALDVLEETGLADKADSYPSALSGGQQQRVGIGRAMAINAGLMLFDEPTSALDPEWVGEVLDLMRRVAEQRQTMLIVTHEMQFAREIADRVVFMDEGRIVETAPPDQLFGAPKDPRLQKFLSRVGA; via the coding sequence ATGATAGATATTCGCAACCTGTCCAAAAGCTTCGGCGAAACCGCTGTTTTGCGCGATATCGACCTGCATATCGAACAGGGCGAACGCGTGGTTGTGATCGGCCCGTCCGGGACGGGAAAATCCACCCTGCTGCGCTGCATCAATTTCCTCGACCGGCCCGAGACAGGGCTGATCACCATTGGCGATCTGACGGTCGACGCCGCAAAGGCCAGCAGACGCGATATTCTGGCGCTGCGTCGGCGCAGCTCTTTCGTGTTCCAGAATTACGCGCTTTTCGCCAACAAGACCGCGAAAGAGAATATCATGGAGGCGCTGACCGTCGTTCAGGGCAAACCCCGGGCCGAGGCAGAACGCGCGGCGCTTGATGTGCTGGAGGAAACCGGGCTTGCCGACAAGGCCGACAGCTATCCCTCGGCGCTTTCGGGCGGGCAGCAGCAGCGCGTCGGGATCGGCCGGGCGATGGCGATCAATGCCGGGCTGATGCTGTTCGACGAACCCACCTCGGCCCTGGACCCGGAATGGGTGGGCGAGGTTCTCGACCTGATGCGCCGCGTGGCCGAGCAGCGCCAGACCATGCTGATCGTCACCCATGAGATGCAGTTCGCCCGCGAAATCGCAGACCGCGTGGTATTCATGGATGAGGGCCGCATCGTCGAAACCGCACCGCCGGATCAGCTTTTCGGCGCCCCGAAAGATCCGCGCCTGCAGAAATTCCTGAGCCGCGTCGGCGCATGA
- a CDS encoding PQQ-dependent sugar dehydrogenase — protein MSRFLRASLVAIAIAAIAFCVGFYSGFRKNFIFDGIVKTVRYLAPNEPVPPAPQLHLDLSDRALLDSTLLPLRQTDFQITREDGAPLQMVALAPAGGDAAVLLSSDGVLFRIAIGSCQDAGCVRQIGRLARPDGAMLDDIYDLVSVDAGSGREWYVSYGQEDRTGFNKSLVISRIPMQRAETAGDIVAVDEPLFRSRSFSLENGHAARAGGGAMVHDPGDDNLIVTVGDYSLNGIGNVYSGAVPPPQSPDSDLGKILRIDRKTGESRIISMGHRNQQGLSLSPDGELISTEHAAKGGDEINLIRQGGNYGWPNVSMGTVYGTYRFPSKPLDPEEDHGGYTAPIEAYLPSPGISDVIHVHDFHEAWDGDLMVATLKARSLFRVRRWKTGSYTEQIYIGDRLRDLAIIQGQMALVTDSGKVILLDPVEDLDLVSSDTGLNTNLNALAECGSCHNVNYPVSSPAAPHLRNILGRPIASAEDYDGYSEGLLARRAQTWTQEALEAYLRAPQGFAPGTAMPDLGLSDEQIAELMSQLPLLR, from the coding sequence ATGAGTAGGTTTCTGCGGGCATCTCTTGTCGCTATTGCAATTGCTGCAATTGCATTCTGTGTTGGATTTTACTCGGGGTTCAGAAAGAATTTCATCTTCGACGGTATCGTTAAAACCGTCAGGTATCTCGCGCCGAACGAACCCGTTCCTCCCGCGCCGCAACTGCATCTTGATCTGAGCGACCGCGCCCTGCTTGACTCGACTCTGTTGCCGCTGCGGCAGACTGACTTCCAGATCACACGCGAGGACGGAGCGCCCTTGCAGATGGTGGCGCTTGCACCGGCAGGTGGCGACGCCGCCGTGCTGCTCTCATCCGATGGGGTGCTGTTCAGGATTGCCATAGGTTCATGCCAGGATGCCGGCTGCGTGCGTCAGATCGGTCGGCTGGCCCGGCCTGATGGGGCGATGCTGGATGATATCTATGACCTTGTCTCGGTCGACGCCGGTTCGGGGCGCGAGTGGTATGTCTCTTATGGGCAGGAAGACCGGACGGGTTTTAATAAATCTCTGGTTATCAGCCGTATACCCATGCAGCGGGCTGAAACTGCGGGTGATATTGTCGCAGTGGATGAGCCGCTGTTTCGAAGCCGCAGCTTTTCGCTGGAAAACGGACATGCCGCGCGTGCAGGGGGCGGCGCGATGGTCCATGATCCGGGCGACGACAACCTGATCGTGACGGTAGGCGATTACAGCCTTAACGGAATCGGCAATGTCTATTCCGGAGCGGTGCCGCCGCCGCAATCGCCTGACAGCGATCTGGGAAAGATCCTGAGAATTGATCGGAAAACGGGTGAAAGTCGGATAATCTCGATGGGCCACCGCAACCAGCAGGGCCTGTCTCTTTCCCCGGATGGCGAACTGATCTCGACCGAGCATGCCGCCAAGGGCGGGGATGAGATCAATCTTATCCGGCAGGGTGGGAATTACGGCTGGCCAAATGTCTCGATGGGCACGGTTTACGGGACATATCGCTTCCCCTCTAAACCCCTTGACCCGGAAGAGGATCACGGCGGTTATACCGCGCCGATTGAGGCGTATCTGCCCAGTCCCGGGATCAGCGATGTGATCCATGTCCATGATTTTCACGAGGCATGGGATGGTGATCTGATGGTGGCCACACTGAAAGCGCGGTCGTTGTTCCGGGTGAGGCGGTGGAAAACCGGCAGCTATACCGAACAGATCTATATCGGTGACCGGCTCCGCGATCTGGCGATTATTCAGGGGCAGATGGCCCTTGTCACGGATAGTGGCAAGGTAATCCTTCTTGACCCGGTGGAGGATCTGGATCTGGTCAGCAGCGATACCGGGCTGAACACCAATCTGAACGCGTTGGCGGAGTGCGGTTCCTGCCACAATGTGAACTATCCCGTATCCTCACCCGCTGCCCCGCATCTGCGCAATATTCTGGGCAGGCCTATCGCATCTGCCGAGGATTATGACGGCTACAGCGAAGGACTGCTGGCCAGACGCGCACAGACATGGACGCAGGAAGCGCTTGAGGCCTATCTGCGTGCCCCGCAAGGTTTCGCGCCGGGCACCGCTATGCCCGATCTGGGGTTGTCCGATGAACAGATCGCAGAGCTGATGTCGCAGCTTCCGCTTCTGCGCTAG
- a CDS encoding lipopolysaccharide biosynthesis protein — translation MSWTFASQAFISAAAVITLFISARALGPAGLGMLALVETFVRVVDLIVRLEPWQAVIRFAIRAEVNDDRAALLRLVKLSLMIDAAGGFLAGMICILLAGLVAPMVGLPAEEGPRYIYLVAAGLFFSFRPTAVAILRVFDRFDILAKIDFASAILRVGLTALAWQGGWGIWAFLVILFLQSLIEGITALFFAIRILHGRGYEGVLAANGLAAIRENPGFLRLLWNSNFNVILRQSTNRFDVLVLGAMMNPAAVGMYQLGKRVMNRVSKLAAPVRQTIYPELARLWEEGRIAAFRRLVIIVSLGILGLQLVIAIPVMLNIEPIIITVFGQEFAEAGPVMNILLISSIVLASGVVLNPALLSMGKDRLLVLVTLGSTILFAASFLPMVHYFGVEGAAFSNLLFNLFWTVGCIFGFRKKRHSASLF, via the coding sequence ATGTCGTGGACTTTCGCGAGCCAGGCTTTTATCTCCGCCGCTGCTGTGATCACGCTTTTCATCTCGGCCCGGGCGCTTGGCCCGGCAGGGCTGGGGATGCTGGCCCTTGTTGAGACATTTGTCAGGGTGGTCGATCTGATCGTTCGGCTTGAACCTTGGCAGGCGGTCATCCGTTTCGCGATCCGGGCCGAGGTCAATGACGACCGCGCCGCCCTGCTGCGTCTGGTGAAGCTCTCCCTGATGATCGACGCGGCGGGTGGGTTTCTGGCCGGGATGATCTGTATCCTGCTGGCGGGCTTGGTGGCTCCAATGGTCGGTCTGCCTGCAGAAGAGGGGCCACGTTACATCTATCTTGTGGCTGCGGGGCTGTTTTTTTCCTTTCGGCCGACAGCGGTTGCGATACTGCGCGTGTTTGACCGGTTCGACATTCTGGCGAAGATCGACTTCGCCTCGGCCATTCTGAGGGTGGGGCTCACTGCTCTTGCCTGGCAGGGCGGATGGGGAATATGGGCGTTTCTGGTGATTCTCTTTCTGCAAAGCCTCATCGAAGGTATCACCGCGCTGTTTTTCGCCATCCGCATCCTGCATGGGCGCGGCTATGAAGGTGTTCTCGCGGCGAACGGTCTTGCAGCCATTCGGGAAAATCCCGGCTTCCTGCGCTTGCTCTGGAACTCGAATTTCAACGTTATCCTCCGCCAATCGACCAACCGTTTCGATGTGCTTGTTCTGGGGGCGATGATGAACCCGGCGGCGGTCGGGATGTATCAGCTTGGCAAGCGGGTGATGAATCGGGTCAGCAAGCTGGCCGCGCCGGTGCGGCAGACGATCTATCCCGAGCTTGCCCGGCTGTGGGAGGAAGGCAGGATCGCCGCGTTCAGGCGGCTGGTTATCATTGTCTCGCTTGGAATTCTGGGACTGCAACTGGTCATTGCCATACCGGTGATGCTGAATATCGAGCCGATTATCATTACCGTGTTCGGGCAGGAATTCGCCGAGGCCGGTCCGGTGATGAACATCCTGCTGATCTCTTCGATTGTCCTTGCATCAGGTGTCGTACTAAATCCGGCTCTGCTGAGCATGGGCAAGGATCGGCTGCTGGTGCTGGTTACGCTCGGCTCGACAATTCTGTTCGCGGCCAGCTTTCTGCCGATGGTGCATTATTTCGGCGTCGAGGGTGCGGCCTTCAGCAACCTTTTGTTTAATCTTTTCTGGACCGTCGGATGCATCTTCGGATTTCGAAAAAAAAGGCATAGCGCATCTCTGTTCTGA
- a CDS encoding GtrA family protein — translation MLRFLVAGVVNTVVGYGIYAAAVLSGASAQLALLVQFVLGALWNFRLHSRMVFLVEGWGRLPAYLTSYLLLYAGNALALRVVLAQGVGPLSAQLLVLPFVVAASWLLIGRVMGFRQGGGRT, via the coding sequence ATGTTGCGTTTTCTTGTCGCCGGTGTGGTGAACACGGTGGTCGGATATGGAATCTATGCCGCTGCCGTGCTGTCCGGTGCATCTGCTCAGCTTGCGCTTTTGGTGCAGTTCGTCTTGGGCGCGTTGTGGAATTTTCGCCTGCATTCACGGATGGTTTTTCTGGTAGAGGGTTGGGGACGGCTTCCCGCCTATCTCACCAGCTATCTGCTGCTTTACGCTGGCAACGCATTGGCGCTTCGCGTGGTTCTGGCGCAAGGTGTCGGACCGCTTTCCGCACAGTTGCTTGTCCTGCCATTCGTGGTTGCCGCGTCCTGGCTGCTGATCGGTCGGGTCATGGGGTTTCGTCAAGGCGGGGGCAGGACGTGA
- the rfbF gene encoding glucose-1-phosphate cytidylyltransferase, producing the protein MKTILLAGGLGSRLAEETVTIPKPMVEIGGRPVIARVMDIYSHFGQSEFIVAGGYKCMMLKKFFADYHLIANDISVDVDSGNLALKPISSGGWRVSVVDTGPLTMTSGRIRRLRDWIGDETFMVTYSDGLGNIRIDELLEFHRSHGRLATVTAVQPPARFGNMELGKNDLVHAFTEKVRRHETWINGGFFVFEPGVFDYLVDDTEPLEQSPMVNLTSDGQLMAFKHCGFWHPMDTVRDRNALNELAEQSPPPWLDFAEISPAARAVT; encoded by the coding sequence ATGAAGACGATCCTGCTGGCAGGCGGGCTCGGTTCGCGCCTGGCCGAAGAGACTGTGACAATTCCCAAGCCGATGGTCGAGATTGGCGGTCGCCCGGTCATCGCACGGGTCATGGATATTTACAGCCATTTCGGACAGAGCGAATTCATCGTCGCAGGTGGCTATAAATGCATGATGCTGAAGAAGTTCTTCGCCGATTACCACCTGATCGCGAATGATATCAGCGTCGATGTGGATTCCGGCAATTTGGCACTCAAGCCGATCTCGTCGGGCGGCTGGCGGGTCAGCGTCGTGGATACAGGACCTCTGACCATGACCAGCGGTCGCATCCGCCGTCTGCGCGACTGGATAGGGGATGAGACCTTTATGGTCACCTATTCCGACGGTCTCGGCAATATCCGGATCGATGAGTTGCTTGAGTTCCACCGCAGCCACGGTCGGCTGGCAACCGTCACTGCGGTGCAGCCCCCTGCCCGTTTCGGCAATATGGAACTCGGCAAGAATGATCTCGTCCATGCCTTCACCGAGAAGGTGCGCCGCCACGAGACGTGGATCAATGGCGGGTTCTTCGTGTTTGAGCCGGGCGTATTCGACTATCTCGTCGATGATACCGAGCCACTGGAACAATCGCCGATGGTCAACCTGACCTCGGACGGTCAGCTTATGGCCTTCAAGCATTGCGGCTTCTGGCACCCGATGGATACAGTGCGCGACCGCAATGCGCTTAATGAGCTTGCCGAACAAAGCCCGCCGCCCTGGCTGGATTTTGCCGAGATAAGCCCGGCGGCAAGGGCAGTGACCTGA
- the rfbG gene encoding CDP-glucose 4,6-dehydratase, which produces MFPAEPGKTGNLLSIFAGRRVLLTGHTGFKGGWLTLWLDRLGAKIRGVALPPQTDPALFDIARIAQSCDSRIADINDTEALEEAIADFDPELIIHMAAEAIVRDSYEAPVRTFATNVVGTANVLEMARRAASLRGVIVVTSDKCYENREWDWGYREIDPLGGSDPYSASKACTELVAQAYRRSFFSDPAGPRLVSVRAGNVIGGGDWAPHRLIPDIVRATRSGTETAIRNPASIRPWQHVLEPLSGYLTVAARIMAGTGPDLAGAWNFGPDTDATIPVGELCRKFARIWGEDGPGFCFGISPAGPHEAGLLRLDSTRARLHLGWHPRLELSEALRLTAEWYRAYLRGDSDLRELTLSQIIKYEVRMTFFNEFEPQNRTG; this is translated from the coding sequence ATGTTTCCCGCCGAACCCGGAAAAACCGGTAATTTGCTCAGCATTTTTGCCGGTCGCCGCGTCTTGCTGACCGGGCATACCGGTTTCAAGGGCGGGTGGCTGACGCTGTGGCTGGACCGGCTGGGAGCAAAGATCCGGGGCGTTGCGCTGCCGCCTCAGACCGATCCGGCGCTGTTCGACATCGCCCGCATCGCGCAAAGCTGCGACAGCCGGATCGCGGATATCAACGATACCGAGGCATTGGAGGAAGCCATCGCGGATTTCGATCCGGAACTGATCATCCACATGGCTGCCGAAGCGATTGTGCGTGACAGCTATGAAGCCCCCGTCCGCACCTTCGCGACCAATGTCGTCGGAACGGCCAATGTGCTTGAGATGGCCCGCCGCGCGGCGTCTCTGCGTGGTGTGATCGTGGTCACCAGTGACAAATGCTATGAGAATCGCGAATGGGATTGGGGGTATCGCGAGATTGATCCTCTTGGCGGATCGGACCCTTACAGCGCATCGAAAGCCTGTACAGAGCTTGTCGCACAGGCCTATCGGCGCTCTTTCTTCAGCGATCCGGCCGGGCCTCGGCTTGTCTCTGTTCGTGCCGGAAATGTCATCGGCGGCGGAGACTGGGCACCGCACCGGCTAATCCCGGATATTGTCCGGGCAACCCGATCCGGGACGGAAACGGCGATCCGAAATCCGGCAAGCATTCGACCCTGGCAGCATGTGCTGGAGCCTCTTTCTGGTTATCTCACCGTCGCGGCGCGGATCATGGCCGGAACCGGGCCGGATCTTGCAGGTGCATGGAATTTCGGCCCCGATACTGACGCAACCATTCCTGTCGGAGAGCTTTGCAGAAAATTCGCCCGTATCTGGGGCGAAGACGGACCTGGTTTCTGCTTCGGCATATCGCCCGCAGGCCCGCATGAGGCCGGGCTTTTGCGACTGGACAGCACAAGGGCGCGTTTGCATCTGGGATGGCACCCCCGGCTGGAGCTTTCGGAAGCGTTGCGCCTGACAGCCGAATGGTATCGCGCCTATCTGCGCGGCGATAGCGATCTTCGCGAACTGACCTTGTCTCAGATCATCAAATACGAAGTCCGCATGACGTTTTTTAACGAGTTCGAACCGCAAAACAGGACAGGATGA